A DNA window from Cetobacterium ceti contains the following coding sequences:
- a CDS encoding phage virion morphogenesis protein: MAKSITMEDLIFRFKKLREKSENQSSVMKKIARSMKTTVNSNFRNETDFKGKRWTKSKRAKLVNGQTLSNTGRLRRSFTSKYGIDYAVCGTNVKYAKRLNFGAKKGEDGKKTFRVGDTHVKGCKVKESKTKKGTIRRAHKRRPYIRRAHNRTAIVPFGNIPAYNFIGINEKQRKMYLKWIKEFYGEIV; the protein is encoded by the coding sequence ATGGCAAAATCAATAACAATGGAAGATTTGATTTTTAGATTCAAAAAGTTAAGAGAAAAATCTGAAAATCAATCTTCAGTGATGAAAAAAATCGCTAGAAGTATGAAAACAACAGTTAATAGTAATTTTAGAAATGAAACAGATTTTAAAGGTAAAAGGTGGACAAAAAGTAAAAGGGCTAAATTGGTTAATGGTCAGACTTTATCAAATACAGGTAGATTAAGAAGGAGTTTTACTTCTAAATATGGAATTGACTACGCGGTATGTGGAACTAATGTTAAGTATGCAAAAAGGCTTAATTTCGGCGCGAAAAAAGGCGAAGATGGAAAGAAAACTTTTAGAGTTGGAGATACTCATGTAAAGGGATGCAAAGTTAAAGAAAGCAAGACTAAAAAGGGAACTATTCGAAGAGCTCATAAAAGAAGACCTTATATAAGAAGAGCGCATAATCGAACAGCTATAGTTCCCTTTGGAAATATCCCTGCGTATAACTTTATAGGGATAAATGAGAAACAAAGAAAAATGTATCTGAAATGGATTAAAGAATTCTATGGAGAAATTGTATGA
- a CDS encoding phage tail tube protein encodes MSVKVYFGKQTTKGTEATELVDLGVTDFSGGEKYNTIQSEVLSGASASGDKYLVGIDVNFSTPIEWSLKTLETAMPGIGYKEVGKKPNIYKIAEEGANYYTVILYDSLNKQVTKFVDTKMNTVTLNITKGALINGSIEWIGTKVEITDENDFGTTYKSKIAKSDRGETLVGLDAKIKLGSSPVEDIESVVLTINNALEAKGALNSIHAKRIVRTGLQTTELTVDFNYYDKTRFKSIKDKAVNNQSEKLEIVLGGESKSNVKLEFPKLTIGSNERGDYKGEGTQNIAFGASINNSESSPMKITFTDITII; translated from the coding sequence ATGAGCGTTAAGGTATATTTTGGAAAACAAACTACTAAAGGAACTGAAGCTACTGAATTAGTTGATTTAGGTGTTACAGATTTTAGTGGTGGAGAAAAATATAACACTATTCAATCTGAAGTATTAAGCGGAGCATCTGCAAGTGGAGATAAATATTTAGTAGGGATTGATGTGAACTTCTCAACTCCTATAGAATGGAGTTTAAAAACCTTAGAAACTGCTATGCCTGGAATTGGATATAAAGAAGTTGGGAAAAAACCAAATATATATAAAATAGCAGAAGAAGGAGCAAATTATTATACAGTAATTCTTTATGATTCGCTTAATAAACAAGTAACAAAATTTGTAGACACTAAAATGAATACAGTAACTCTTAATATAACTAAAGGAGCGCTAATAAATGGATCAATTGAATGGATAGGAACAAAAGTGGAAATTACAGATGAAAATGACTTTGGTACAACATATAAAAGCAAAATAGCAAAATCTGATAGAGGGGAAACATTAGTTGGTTTAGATGCAAAAATTAAATTAGGAAGTTCTCCAGTAGAAGACATTGAGTCTGTAGTACTAACTATAAATAATGCTTTAGAAGCTAAAGGAGCTCTTAACTCTATCCATGCTAAAAGAATTGTAAGAACAGGTCTTCAAACTACAGAATTAACTGTAGATTTTAATTATTATGATAAAACAAGATTTAAATCAATTAAAGATAAAGCTGTAAATAATCAGTCTGAAAAACTTGAAATAGTCTTAGGAGGAGAAAGCAAATCAAATGTTAAATTAGAATTTCCTAAGTTAACTATTGGAAGTAATGAAAGAGGAGACTATAAAGGGGAAGGAACTCAAAATATAGCTTTTGGAGCTTCTATAAACAATAGTGAAAGCTCCCCAATGAAAATTACTTTTACTGATATTACTATAATTTAA
- a CDS encoding replication initiation protein: protein MKDILQYKNGLNNLELGKMSAREQDIFFYILFLLSKNKLAPLEIKFSELKKRIDGQYTNNKQLGNTIRKMVKKFQSTVQEYQIEEGKYCIFNVLEDTTVDVKNGIITTSLKKAFRELLEIEEKSKCYMSIDLKEMCNLKSSYLKILYRYLKQWDNVGKATIKIQDFKKILDIPEAYRFYDIDRRILIPAIEEFKDIFKGFSIEKNNSNTKGKKIDEITFTWQRVVKKKTKKQEDREQEKNITAAKKIFNKEVAVEKTIKAEKEIANLKAEERLAEIVKTNLSNNVAEEPIIEVTSDKYMEIYNDYLKANNIEHSVYVKKAFDIINKNKVRIKENKKAF from the coding sequence ATGAAGGATATACTACAGTATAAGAATGGACTTAACAACTTAGAGTTAGGAAAAATGTCTGCGAGGGAACAGGATATATTTTTTTATATTTTATTTTTATTATCAAAGAATAAATTAGCTCCTCTAGAAATAAAATTTTCTGAGTTGAAAAAACGTATAGATGGACAATATACAAATAATAAACAATTAGGGAATACTATCAGAAAAATGGTAAAAAAATTTCAATCTACTGTGCAAGAATATCAAATTGAAGAAGGGAAATATTGTATATTTAATGTATTAGAAGATACTACAGTAGATGTAAAAAATGGTATTATAACAACAAGTTTAAAAAAAGCTTTTAGAGAATTATTAGAAATTGAAGAAAAAAGTAAATGTTATATGTCGATTGATTTGAAAGAAATGTGTAATTTAAAAAGTTCTTATTTAAAAATACTTTATAGATACTTAAAACAGTGGGATAATGTTGGAAAAGCGACTATAAAAATTCAAGATTTCAAAAAAATATTGGATATTCCCGAAGCTTACAGATTTTATGATATAGATAGACGAATACTTATTCCAGCAATTGAAGAATTTAAAGATATATTTAAAGGTTTTTCTATAGAAAAAAATAACTCTAATACAAAAGGTAAAAAAATCGATGAAATAACTTTCACTTGGCAAAGAGTAGTTAAGAAAAAAACTAAAAAACAAGAAGATAGAGAACAAGAAAAAAATATAACAGCAGCTAAAAAGATTTTCAATAAAGAAGTAGCAGTTGAAAAAACTATAAAAGCAGAAAAGGAAATAGCAAATTTAAAGGCAGAGGAGAGACTAGCAGAAATAGTTAAAACTAATCTGTCTAATAATGTTGCAGAAGAACCAATTATAGAAGTTACATCAGACAAATATATGGAAATATATAATGACTATTTAAAAGCTAATAATATAGAGCATAGTGTATATGTAAAAAAAGCTTTTGATATAATAAATAAAAATAAAGTTAGAATAAAAGAAAATAAAAAAGCATTTTAA
- a CDS encoding site-specific DNA-methyltransferase, translated as MEIKRYSPKELIKYQNNPLKHPKEQIDKIANSIKEYGFLIPIVIDENKIIVSGHGRLEAALKLELKEIPCIEAIHLTKGQIKAFRIADNKVREGSIWDEESLRREFEELDKLGLTLEETGFSLDELENIFPRDMKKLDSLEEDVVPEPREKPFSKLGDMWILGNHRLLCGDSTSQEDVKRLIGDERMDLMITDPPYNINYESENGLKIKNDNMESAKFYEFLLKFYENANSSLKEGAPFYVFYADLEAINFRKALEEAKLKLSQTLIWVKNGFNLSRQDYNWKHEPCLYGWKPGAGHYFIKDFTQSTVLEKELKNYKGLKKEELLKEIERLEREKDEYSTVIRENKPLRNDVHPTMKPLKLIGKLMVNSSKPGDKVIDFFGGSGSTLIAAEELGRKARLIEYDPIYVDVIVKRYMQVEERGAVMLVRKGKTYSYKNTEEMECRIVKTMYH; from the coding sequence ATGGAAATAAAAAGATATTCGCCTAAAGAATTAATTAAATATCAGAATAATCCATTGAAACATCCAAAAGAACAAATTGATAAAATAGCCAATTCAATAAAAGAATATGGATTCTTAATACCAATTGTTATAGATGAAAATAAAATAATTGTTAGTGGACATGGAAGATTAGAAGCAGCACTTAAATTAGAGTTAAAAGAAATTCCTTGTATAGAAGCTATTCATTTAACTAAAGGACAAATAAAAGCTTTTAGAATAGCTGATAATAAAGTTAGAGAAGGGTCTATTTGGGATGAAGAAAGCTTAAGAAGAGAATTTGAAGAGCTGGATAAATTAGGATTAACTTTAGAAGAAACGGGATTTAGTTTAGATGAATTGGAAAACATATTTCCTAGAGATATGAAAAAATTAGATTCTCTAGAAGAAGATGTAGTTCCAGAACCAAGAGAAAAACCTTTCTCAAAATTAGGAGATATGTGGATACTTGGGAATCATAGACTATTATGTGGAGATTCAACATCACAAGAGGATGTAAAAAGACTAATTGGTGATGAAAGAATGGACCTTATGATAACAGATCCTCCATACAACATAAACTATGAAAGTGAAAATGGGTTAAAAATAAAAAATGATAATATGGAAAGTGCGAAATTTTATGAATTCTTATTAAAGTTTTATGAAAATGCGAATAGTTCTTTAAAAGAGGGAGCACCCTTTTATGTATTTTATGCGGATTTAGAAGCTATTAATTTTAGAAAAGCATTAGAAGAAGCAAAACTAAAGCTATCACAGACTTTGATATGGGTAAAAAATGGATTCAATTTATCAAGACAAGACTATAACTGGAAACATGAACCATGTCTTTATGGATGGAAGCCAGGGGCAGGTCATTATTTTATAAAAGACTTTACCCAGAGTACAGTTTTAGAGAAAGAATTAAAGAACTATAAAGGGTTGAAAAAAGAAGAACTATTAAAAGAGATAGAGAGATTAGAAAGAGAAAAAGATGAATACAGCACTGTAATTAGAGAGAATAAACCTTTAAGAAATGATGTTCATCCAACGATGAAGCCGCTAAAGTTAATAGGAAAACTAATGGTAAATTCATCGAAGCCAGGAGATAAAGTAATAGATTTTTTTGGAGGAAGTGGGAGTACCTTAATAGCAGCAGAAGAATTAGGGAGAAAAGCAAGATTAATAGAATATGATCCGATTTATGTAGATGTGATAGTAAAGCGCTATATGCAAGTAGAAGAAAGAGGAGCGGTGATGTTAGTTAGAAAAGGGAAAACATATAGTTATAAAAATACAGAAGAAATGGAATGTAGAATTGTAAAAACTATGTATCATTAA
- a CDS encoding major capsid protein, with protein MNKKQAAFMGIFDETKTFVRKHYSDRFKRSFATISDTIRFDMVTSELIQLSIVPRGTKAPFVKLGGFSKESITPDMIKGTAAYTPEEILELRAGQMDVAIGGAVVNNKQYIIDKKIMMLKTGYENTVEAMCAELFLTGKFKLVESGDEIDFGFPEPEEITFTQGTDNWELILIDAIDKYVEKNRKYPELIEVDREILKAMIKDKNLNQQQIAFGFTQIVPNTHSLEQRYPTLNILDMTVKALVPAVGVDGEAISTTNMMYLSNTESFVKAYTGIPNVQGNELGMEKSEYIIDEVIEHDPPAKKFIFTSGFCPIIPLVNSIMRFKITIKPAAKK; from the coding sequence ATGAATAAGAAACAAGCAGCATTTATGGGGATATTTGATGAGACTAAAACTTTTGTAAGAAAACATTATTCAGATAGATTTAAAAGATCTTTTGCAACTATTTCAGATACTATTAGATTTGATATGGTAACTAGCGAATTAATCCAATTATCAATAGTACCAAGAGGAACAAAAGCGCCTTTTGTAAAATTGGGTGGATTCTCAAAAGAGAGCATAACTCCAGATATGATTAAAGGAACAGCTGCTTATACTCCAGAAGAAATTCTTGAGTTAAGAGCTGGTCAAATGGATGTAGCTATAGGTGGAGCAGTTGTTAATAATAAGCAATATATTATAGATAAAAAAATAATGATGTTAAAGACTGGATATGAAAATACAGTAGAAGCTATGTGCGCAGAACTATTTTTAACAGGAAAATTTAAATTAGTTGAAAGCGGTGATGAAATTGACTTTGGTTTTCCAGAACCAGAAGAAATTACTTTTACTCAAGGGACAGACAATTGGGAGTTAATTTTAATTGATGCAATTGATAAATATGTAGAAAAAAATAGAAAGTATCCTGAATTAATTGAAGTAGATAGAGAAATTCTAAAAGCTATGATAAAAGATAAAAATTTAAATCAACAACAGATAGCTTTCGGATTTACTCAAATTGTTCCTAATACTCATTCATTAGAACAAAGATATCCAACATTAAATATATTAGATATGACAGTAAAAGCATTAGTTCCAGCAGTTGGAGTAGATGGAGAAGCAATCTCAACTACAAACATGATGTATTTATCAAATACAGAGTCTTTTGTTAAAGCCTATACAGGAATACCTAATGTTCAAGGAAATGAATTAGGTATGGAAAAATCAGAATACATAATAGATGAAGTTATAGAACATGATCCTCCAGCTAAGAAATTTATTTTTACAAGTGGATTTTGTCCAATAATCCCATTAGTAAATTCTATTATGAGATTTAAAATTACTATAAAACCAGCAGCAAAAAAATAA
- a CDS encoding phage head morphogenesis protein, which yields MATKEVKKIKKISSVIMKNIDIPSINAQSDNNIDTEIAQELLKNINISTPVFSLIRGVTSRLIKVRARHPEDEEILKEIELRQGKIKNLNDFLNRLSLAPFYGYVIHEKIYNDDFSLNKLEFIPYKLIKYDKKKGLLLKGKDKEIPITEDKFLISVFDKTIDKPLGTSLFEWGLKEVYDDLKDVQSKVRGLQKKYGGIVPILGYYKEELDSLEGITQKKEFLKEKAKQYKEIVGGENILMVPISDGVPLKEQISYISLSDLKIDMHNILMKKYEEKIEKFIKGSTFSESKEGSQAKDRVQQNEKEKMEDSIAKFISSELQTLIEDDAQLFGYSPECFYIVFELDKGELENEAVELARVQTKREKVGLYTDIKNLGYDIKLEKLAEIVGIEPSDLIIAQGPEFNDNKKKDLLVKKLNFSRSLREKYENNLDNFSLDFTKDIKEFNLKELEIIPLNFDFLHRFIIGILIGYVNSAKKYFEFSEEDINPFDLKFEEAIKFLADKAPILYEKLDEITEKATSMHFWIKKSTSLEVTNKIHKSILKSLENGSTYKEWYEGLDAELINLGLANNGYYAELVYRNNMATAYSVGGYLERQDNIENQPYGLYDSVMDDDTSDICKKLNGKVYKLSDPIWNKITPPNHHKCRSGVIAISKEEAIEMGIIIEKPTKEIKNLDLGTFNGNPGKSYEKTLKQSVAKKEKLYEELKVQLSLFEL from the coding sequence ATGGCAACTAAGGAGGTGAAAAAAATAAAAAAAATATCTTCTGTTATTATGAAAAATATAGATATTCCAAGCATTAATGCTCAAAGTGACAACAATATAGATACTGAAATAGCCCAGGAATTACTTAAAAATATTAATATTTCAACTCCAGTATTTTCCCTTATAAGAGGAGTAACTTCAAGGCTTATTAAAGTTAGAGCAAGACATCCAGAAGATGAAGAAATTTTAAAAGAGATTGAACTGCGCCAAGGGAAAATTAAGAATTTAAATGATTTTTTAAATAGATTATCTTTAGCGCCATTTTATGGATATGTAATTCATGAAAAAATATATAATGACGATTTTTCTCTTAATAAATTAGAGTTTATTCCATATAAGCTTATTAAGTATGACAAGAAAAAAGGTCTATTATTAAAAGGCAAAGATAAAGAAATACCAATTACAGAAGATAAATTTCTTATTTCAGTATTTGATAAAACCATAGATAAGCCTTTAGGAACAAGTCTATTTGAATGGGGATTAAAGGAAGTTTATGATGATTTAAAAGATGTTCAATCTAAAGTAAGAGGGTTACAGAAAAAGTATGGTGGAATAGTTCCTATACTTGGCTATTACAAAGAAGAATTAGATTCTTTAGAAGGCATTACACAGAAAAAAGAATTTCTAAAAGAAAAAGCTAAACAGTACAAGGAAATTGTTGGTGGAGAAAATATTTTAATGGTTCCCATATCAGATGGAGTACCACTAAAGGAACAAATAAGTTATATAAGTTTATCTGATTTAAAAATAGATATGCATAATATTTTAATGAAAAAGTATGAAGAAAAAATAGAAAAATTTATAAAAGGATCAACATTTTCAGAGAGTAAAGAAGGCTCCCAAGCTAAAGATAGAGTTCAACAAAATGAGAAAGAAAAGATGGAAGATTCCATCGCGAAATTTATAAGCTCTGAGCTTCAAACTTTAATAGAAGATGATGCACAACTCTTTGGATATTCTCCAGAATGTTTTTACATAGTATTTGAACTAGATAAAGGGGAACTAGAAAATGAAGCTGTAGAACTTGCAAGAGTTCAAACTAAAAGAGAAAAGGTTGGCTTATATACTGATATAAAAAATTTAGGTTATGACATAAAACTAGAAAAGTTAGCAGAAATTGTTGGAATAGAGCCTAGTGATTTGATAATAGCTCAAGGTCCTGAATTTAATGATAATAAAAAAAAAGACTTATTAGTAAAGAAACTAAATTTTTCTAGAAGTCTAAGAGAAAAGTATGAAAATAATTTAGATAATTTTTCTTTAGATTTTACTAAAGATATTAAAGAATTTAATCTAAAGGAGTTAGAAATAATACCTCTTAATTTTGATTTTCTTCATCGCTTTATAATAGGAATTTTAATTGGTTATGTTAATTCAGCTAAAAAATACTTTGAATTTTCAGAAGAAGATATAAATCCTTTTGATTTGAAATTTGAAGAAGCTATTAAATTTTTAGCTGATAAAGCTCCAATACTTTATGAAAAATTAGATGAAATAACAGAAAAAGCAACAAGTATGCATTTTTGGATAAAGAAAAGTACTAGTTTAGAAGTAACTAATAAGATTCATAAATCCATTTTAAAGTCATTAGAAAATGGGTCGACATATAAAGAATGGTATGAAGGATTAGACGCAGAATTAATCAATTTAGGATTGGCTAATAACGGATATTACGCGGAGTTAGTATACAGAAATAATATGGCCACAGCTTATAGCGTTGGAGGTTATTTAGAAAGACAGGACAATATAGAGAATCAACCCTATGGACTTTATGATTCTGTAATGGATGATGATACTAGCGATATATGTAAAAAATTAAATGGAAAAGTATATAAGCTTAGCGATCCTATTTGGAATAAAATAACTCCTCCAAATCATCATAAATGTAGATCAGGAGTAATAGCAATTTCAAAAGAAGAAGCTATTGAAATGGGAATTATTATAGAAAAACCAACTAAAGAAATAAAAAATTTAGATCTAGGAACATTTAATGGAAATCCAGGAAAATCATATGAAAAAACCTTAAAACAGTCTGTAGCTAAAAAAGAGAAATTATATGAAGAACTAAAAGTACAGCTTAGTTTATTTGAATTATAA